In Rubripirellula tenax, the following are encoded in one genomic region:
- a CDS encoding tetratricopeptide repeat protein, whose product MSLWCHSYMLSDERNARIDHYETLDLDGLLALEPDRPDDVDLLIRIGMRYFKSHDLDNCREYYARALKLDPYDGWSHLYWANLLAGLGCNDDALTHFHYAADFLPDVACPHWCLGDQYRKVDDFDNADFHFKRAVEIDPDDTMACKKLDEWQAENAG is encoded by the coding sequence GTGTCCTTGTGGTGTCACTCTTACATGCTTAGTGACGAACGAAACGCCCGCATCGACCATTACGAAACGCTTGACCTCGATGGTTTGCTGGCACTTGAGCCTGACCGCCCCGATGATGTCGATCTACTTATCCGCATCGGGATGCGTTACTTCAAATCGCACGACTTGGACAACTGCCGCGAGTACTACGCCCGCGCCCTGAAACTTGACCCTTATGATGGTTGGTCGCACTTGTATTGGGCCAACCTTCTGGCGGGGCTCGGTTGCAACGACGACGCATTGACTCACTTTCACTACGCTGCCGATTTCTTGCCTGACGTCGCGTGCCCGCACTGGTGCCTTGGTGACCAATACCGCAAGGTCGACGACTTTGACAACGCCGATTTTCATTTCAAACGGGCCGTTGAGATCGACCCCGATGACACGATGGCCTGTAAGAAACTCGACGAATGGCAGGCTGAAAACGCGGGTTAG
- a CDS encoding DMP19 family protein gives MPTETEVFDRIDSVIEPFDSYKRALEDLREIPPGFAYCFAIHYVHADIFNGGISQLHGNSSWCLILDAIDGAKAANVPAVAQVLREIVYYYHAKGRSKLKRRIPDGYFDDMPSDWDKSLETLEDDYFALESDIENLIPTLCEKHESLFQPSA, from the coding sequence ATGCCAACCGAAACCGAAGTTTTCGACCGCATTGACTCTGTGATCGAGCCGTTTGACAGCTACAAGCGCGCACTCGAAGACTTGCGCGAGATTCCGCCGGGATTCGCGTATTGCTTCGCGATTCATTACGTCCACGCGGACATCTTCAATGGTGGCATCTCCCAACTGCACGGCAACTCGTCGTGGTGTCTCATTCTTGACGCGATCGACGGCGCAAAGGCTGCTAACGTCCCTGCGGTCGCTCAAGTCCTACGCGAGATCGTCTACTACTATCACGCCAAGGGCCGATCGAAACTGAAACGCCGCATCCCTGACGGCTACTTTGATGACATGCCATCAGATTGGGACAAATCGCTCGAAACGCTTGAGGATGACTACTTCGCGCTTGAGAGCGACATCGAAAACCTCATCCCTACACTCTGCGAAAAACACGAATCATTGTTCCAGCCTAGCGCGTAG
- a CDS encoding VOC family protein, whose protein sequence is MADVSLRLLVLKTHDVPAACAFYGSLGLTFTEEQHGKGPLHHSAPLGDGIIEIYPLPDDQAVDSTTRLGFAVVDPDAAVESAASLGGRAIKPGRDTPWGYMALVADPDGRTVELYRA, encoded by the coding sequence GTGGCCGACGTTTCCCTGCGATTGCTCGTCCTCAAGACTCACGACGTTCCCGCCGCTTGCGCGTTCTACGGTTCGCTGGGCTTGACTTTCACCGAAGAGCAACACGGCAAGGGGCCGCTGCATCATTCGGCCCCACTTGGTGATGGCATCATCGAAATCTATCCGCTACCTGACGATCAAGCGGTCGATTCGACTACGCGGCTCGGTTTCGCGGTCGTTGACCCTGACGCCGCCGTCGAATCTGCGGCGTCACTCGGTGGTCGCGCCATCAAACCGGGGCGTGACACGCCGTGGGGCTACATGGCGTTGGTTGCCGATCCCGATGGTCGCACCGTTGAACTCTACCGTGCGTGA